The Dasypus novemcinctus isolate mDasNov1 chromosome 2, mDasNov1.1.hap2, whole genome shotgun sequence genome contains the following window.
TGTGAGAGTTGAGAACTTGTAATGTCAAACTGTTTCTGTCAGTGCTGAGTCAAAAATATGCTGTGGTTCTTAAAGCAAAGTAAGAATTGGATAAAGGAGGGAAGTTGAATTAGAGAAGTATTCTTGGAGGAAGGAATGGCTCTAATTAGTTCAGTactgtttttatttgtattccaATACATAAGAATTTATACTatgaaatctaaaatattttattcagtatgtatatatatatatttttttgttaacTTTAACCtctgatttttattatcttttagttCAATTTATGCAATAATTTGTATCTGTACAAATTCAAGTTTACTGAATAAAAGGCATTTTTTATGGtttataaagcaaagaaaaataagttgCTGATGGGGTAGCATTTAGtgaattaaataatatacatttcCCAATAGATCTATatttatacataaaataaattgcaAAAGAAACTGTTTGTATTATGACACCATGAAGCAGATTTACATACAACAATAAgtagtaaaacaaaaaaatttcgtTGATCCCACCAGAGGTGCCCTTCCCTTGACCGTAAGAAAACCAAATGTTTTTAGAAGTTAAAGTTTAATAGGTTTATAGTCACACAAACACCAAAACACTTTAAGTGAAgcattatttttaaggaaaaaagtatgttcttggcataaattttaattctttccgGTAGACCCAAAACCTCCTGAACCCCTTTCAGTGACATCCAAAACCTGAACTTCCTCTATTTCTGGATAAAAAATCCGTTCACAAATCAGCTGTGCAATTCGATCACCCTTTTTCACTTCAAACTTTTCTTTGccaaaattaaaaagcacaacACCGACATTTCCTCTATAATCTTCATCTATGACACCAGCTCCGACATCTATGGAGTGTTTTGCAGCCAAGCCAGAACGCGGAGCTACTCTTCCATAACATCCAGAAGGAAGGGCTATCTGAATGTCTGTTTTCACAAGGGCTTTCTCCATGGGTGGTATTGTATAATCATAGGCACTGTACAGGTCAAAGCCCGCGGCTCGCGCGGACCCCTTGGTCGGGCCGTGGCATGCTCCGAAAGCCGAGCAAAGCGGATCCGCACGCCGCCCTCCTCCGCAGACCGGGCCCGCTTACTGGGGGAAATGGCGGGGGTCTCTTCAGAGCAGGGCATGGCGGTGTAGAGAACGGAAGAGAGAACCCAAAAAGAGAGCAGTATGTATATATTGATACACATTTTATATAAAGCAATGTGTTAGGGGATGTAttagatacaaaaataaattagagggaagcagatgtgactcaagcaattgggcttctgtctaccaaatgggaggacccagattccattcccggtgcctcctggagaaggcaagctggtgcagTGGGCAGTCATGgcgaactgacacaacaagatgatgcaacaaagaggcacaaagaggaaagacaatgagtgACACAGCAaagaagggagctgaggtggctcaagcgattgagcgcctctctcccacatgagaggtcccaggttcgggttctggtacctcctaaagagaagatgagcagacacagagagcacacagcaaatggacacagccagACAGCAACCTCGAACAACAaaatgggaggggggggggaaataaataaataaaataaatcttaaaaaaaaaagttagatacAACACTGCCCTCACAAGCAATGTTACATGATCAACAGACACTACGGTTGGCAACCAGCCAGACCTGGAGTTGAATCTTAGCTTAACCATTCATTGATTCTTTGATTCATTTACAAATATGGATTGAGTACCTATTCTGTGTCAGGTGTTATCCTAAATTCTGAGATACTGTGCTGAATAAGATATTAAAGATATGCTTTCCCTTGGCATTCTCACTTTAGAAGAgtgagacagacaataaacaaatacataaacaatgtAATATCAGATAGTGTTAATGAAGAACTACAGGGGTAATGTGAGAAACAAGAGATGGACAAGAACATGTGGATTTTGCTTTTGATTGAATAGTTAGAAAAAGCCCTAAGGCAGgaattgttttctatttcagaaacagaaagaaggcTTGCAACTGAACTCTAGGAGCAAAGGGGAGAGTGATAGGAAATGAGATCACAGTAGTCTGAAGCCAAATCACATTGGGCCCATTGATCATGAtaatgaatttgtttttattctaaatGTATTTAGAAGCTATTGGAAGACTTTAAGAAGGGGAATTTACATGAGTTGATTTCTCTTTTagtcttttaattaaaaaaaatagccttttgttttgtttgttttgtaaaattaGGTATCCTAATGGAAGAGATTGCGTTATaccatttgatttttctttttaatcaaggAAACTAAGGatacaaaataaaattgatatttgCAGTAATCTAAATGTTGTGGAGTCATCGCACTAGTCTGAGTGCTCCTTGAATTCAGATATTGtatcttattcatttttatatcccCGGCACCTACCATGATAACTGACCCTTTTACAGGTGAATGACATTGTACTCCAGGAGTTAACATATAGAAACTAAGTGATCAAATGCCACCAGACATGGACAGAGACTCATGCAAAGAGCTACCGCAGACTACAAATACATGTATAAGAAGTTAAAGCATTTCTGAAATAAGGTGGGCTAATTATTGAGCTAAACCCAAAATAGTCTAATCAAGCCCCTAGGTCACCTCGTTCCAGGCACTGGACTACCAAGTCCTATAAGGCTATAAcacatacttttatttttctaattagaaaactgtatttaaaacataatttatcaTTCATGGGATGTCTCTAGAAAATTTACCGGAGTGTGGGTGTTATCATCTAGTTAGATAATATTGCAAGAGAaacttgagcttttttttttaagttaaattctATGATCATTTTGGTCAAGGCATTTAATCACCAGAGCTTCTAAATCTATAAGTAATACTGAGTCTCTCTGGTTTTGAAACAGTACTCTAGGAAAAAGCTGTCAATCAGGGTCCAGTTCCTAAGGAACTAATGTTCACATTTCTCAAACTTTGATAATTAATGTtactaaaagcagtttttgtaaGAAAGATTAGCAAGCACATATACAGATAGCAAAGGTATTCATATACATTCTTATTTAAGAATACCTAAAATTTATATGGTGCTCTAGAGCTTTTAGAGTATTTCATTCACACCTTATTTCTCTTGATGTTCTAAATAACCTCTCAAGGTCTTAGAAAAACTACTTAGAATTTCTGAGTTTGAGTTTCATATCTATAAAATTAAGATGATTCCACCTATCTTGAAGCATTTTGAATAATAAATGGTTATGTAAAGGACTTGGTTTGTACTAAGTGatcaataaatggtatttttttcatcACTtgcatcattatttttattaatcttttgaGGCACATATTGGCTGGTTGCCTCAGCTAATAAGTAACAGAATCAGATTTTGAACATAGGTTATTCTGATTCGAAACCTCATGCTTGTTCCTTTCTACTATTATCACTTCCTTAGGGGCAGATCACAGTAAGCTCTGTAGAGAAAAGTGCATCAAACAGGGCCTTGAAAAATGGGTCACATTTGTAGTGTccacaacttttttttaattagtgatgtaggtttatagaaaaatcatgcagaaaatgcagaggTCCCATGTACCTCCTGCTCACATGTAGTTTTTTCTAatattaacactttacattattgggtacctttgttaaaattgatgaagcaatattattaaaattatactattaacaatAGTACAGAATTTACATTATTCACTGTGTCTTATAGCcctgtgctttttttctttttctagtaacatttatACATCCTAAAATTTCACCCCTTTAaccactttaaaatatataatacagtggTGTTAATTCATGATGTTGTactgtcatcaccaccatccattaccaaaatttttccattaccccaaacaaaaactctgtacccagtaagaattaactccccattttctaACCCCACACTGGCCTCTCTAACCTGTATTCTGTGTCTGACTCCttgaatttgcttattgtaattatttcatatcagtaagataatacaatatttgtccttttgtgtctgggtcaTTTAAGTCAACATGATAtctttaagtttcatccatgttgttgcatgaatctgaactttattcctttatatGATTGAATATTATTCCAGTGTGTATACAACATTTGGTTTAACCTTTGATCTGCTAATGGACATGtgaattgcttccatcttttggcaattgtgaataaggccactttgaacattggtatgaaaatatctgtttgaatccctctTTTcggttcttttgggtatatacctagaaatgagaTTCCTGGGTCATACGATAATTCTTatcttagctttctgaggaactgccaaactgttttccatttcagctgcaccattttacattcctgccaacagtgaaggatgtgttcctatttctccatatcctctccacacttgttattttccattttttggattgttcccatcctagtgggtgtgaaatggtatctcattgttgttttgatttgcattcccttaatggctaatgatgttgagcattttttcatgtgctctttggccatttatatatgtTCTTTGGAGGTTGAGATGGGATGCATCAATTCCTCATCATTATAATTTCACTATAATTTATTCAagtattctcatttttaaaattgggtttatCTCTTTGCTGTTGAGCTGCagtatttctttattattctggATAATAAACTTTTATCATATGTGTAGTTTCCaatatttttgccttttctatAGGTTGTtcaagaatgtatattctgttgttgTTAGATAAAGTTCACTAAATATGTCTGCTATGATCTAATTGGtatatagtattgttcaagtcttctatttccttattgatcttctgtctagattttCTATCTGTTATTAAAAGTGGtatgttaaagtctccaactcttcTTCTAAGACTGTCTATTTCTACCTTCAATTCtgtcaagtgttttcttcatatatttttgaaatCCTGTTTTAGgtacatatttataattattatatcttgTTTCTGTGTGgtttttatcaatatatattgtctttttttgtctcttgTGACCTTTTGTGATTTAAAGTCTAATTTTTCTAATAATATATTTATCCCcattctcttttgattactatttgcatggaatatctttctctatctttttacAATCAACCTCTTTTGTGTCCTTATAACGAAaatgagtctcttatagacagcatatatatggaccctgtttttaaaaaatttgatctctcaatctctgccttttttaaaaaaagatttatttttttatcccacacccccacccctgccctgctgattttgctgtttgtgtccatttgctgtgtgaccttctgtatctatttctctttttgtcttctcatctttctccttcagggatttgattctggggacctTTGAtgcagagagaggttccctgtcaattgagccacctcagttcctggtgtctgctgTGTTTCActgactcttccctttgtctcttttgttgtgtcatcttgctacgtgactcacttgcatgggcacttggcttaccacacgggcactcatgagGGCACTCGACTCACTGCGTGGGCGCTGGCTCACTGCACAGccatactttctctttttctttttcactaggagttcccaggaatcaaacctgggtcctcccatatggtaggtggaggtcttatcacttaagtgacatctgcttccctcaagccTTTTAatgagagtttaatccattttgatttaatgtGATTACTGATAAAGAAGGATTTACTTAtgctgtttatttgttttctatgtaTTTAGCTATCTGTTTTGTATGTCATaagtaagttttgttttttagttcttccattattgcttttttttgtatttagtaaATGTTTTATATTGTCTTGAACCATTTTGATTTCCTTCTTTCCTGTTCtgtattttttaagtaattttcttAATGGTTACCTTGGAATTACaaataacatcttatatttaCAACAATCTAGTTTGACTAATATAAACTTGGATTCCATAGTATACAAATGTTCTACACCTCCCTCCTCCTAATATTGTTATCATCacagattacatctttatacattgtatgcccattaacatagatttataattattgttttatgcatttaccttttagaTCATATAGTAAAAAAGGGAGAAGTTACAAACCAAccagaaataaaacaatattggCTTTTAATGTTATGTATGAAATTAACCTTTACCTAATattctttatgttttcttatgGGTTTAAGTTcctgtctagtgttctttcatttcaggaactctctttagcatttcttatggAGTAGATCTACTGGTAATGAACtactcagcttctgtttatctgaaaatgtcacactttcttcttcatttttgaaggatagttttgctggatatataattcttttttgacaccttttttttttactcaggACTTTAAATATATCACCCCTCTGTCTTCTGGTCTCCCTGGTTTCTGTAGAGAAATCACCTTTTTGTCTTATTTTGGATTCCTTCTATGTAACAGGTcaattatctctttgtctttgactttTGGCAGTTTGACTATAACATGTGATCTTTGACTTTATCCTACTTgaagttcattgagcttctttGACAAgcatattcatgtcttccatCAGATTTCAGAtgtttttgaccattatttctttaaatattcttcctctttctctcttcttcttttaggacttctataatgcatatgttgctatgcttgatggtatcccacaggtccctctggctttgttcacttctgtttattcttttctctttttgcttcttagactggataatttcaattgttttttctTCAAGTTTGCACATTCTTTTTTGtgaaatctgctgttgaactcctttagtgaaattttcatttcacttatacGTTCATGATAAATTataatttctgtttgtttcctttttataattcctATTTGTCAgatattctcattttgttcatgtaccatgttcttgatttcctttagtccTTCATCAATGCTTTactttttgagcatatttaagatgGTTTTAAAAGTCTTTGCCTAGTAAATCCAATGTATACACTTGCTCAGGTATGGTTTCTGTCACATTTTTTGTTCCTCTGAATGGACtatcctttcctgtttctttgtatgcctttTGATTTGTTGTTGTTCAAATCTAGACATTTGAATATTCTAAAGTGGTAACTTTGGAAGTCAGCTTCTTCTCCTTCCAGCCAGGGTTTGctattttcttgattttgaaAGTTATAGTAGACC
Protein-coding sequences here:
- the LOC101442758 gene encoding LOW QUALITY PROTEIN: deoxyuridine 5'-triphosphate nucleotidohydrolase, mitochondrial-like (The sequence of the model RefSeq protein was modified relative to this genomic sequence to represent the inferred CDS: inserted 1 base in 1 codon) — its product is MPCSEETPAISPSKRARSAEEGGVRIRFARLSEHATXPTKGSARAAGFDLYSAYDYTIPPMEKALVKTDIQIALPSGCYGRVAPRSGLAAKHSIDVGAGVIDEDYRGNVGVVLFNFGKEKFEVKKGDRIAQLICERIFYPEIEEVQVLDVTERGSGGFGSTGKN